The bacterium sequence CCGGTGCCGGCCACCACGAGAATCGCGGCGATAATACGGCCAAAGTTAAAGGTGATGCCTTCCCCCGTGGTACGAATACGCGTGGGAAAGAGCTCCGGCAGATACAACGGCAGCCAACCGAAAAACGCAGTGACGAACACGCCGGAAAAGGCGGCCATGAGCAGAAGGCCCATGCCATAGCGGTCAAACAGTCCGTACAACGCAGCGACGGTGATAAAGCTGGTGATGCAATAGAACGCATAGGACCAGCGCCTGCCAACCCATTCCGCCATCAGACCGCCGAGCAGAGCGCCGAGGATTTGACCGAAGGCCATGTACATCTGCACCGTGGCCCGCTGCGGCGCCGCATCTCCGCCCACCAGCGTGTTCACCCAAGAGGGGATCCACTGAAACACCCCCCAGGTTCCGACGATCACCACCGAAGAGACAGTGCAGCCGAGGATGGTGCGTCTGCGCAAAGGCGGGCGCCAGAGTTGTTTGAGATCCGGCTTTTCGCCGCGCGCCTTGGCGTGCTGCCATTTTTCCGGTTCCTTCACCATGATGCGGATGAAGAAAGCCAGGACCGCCGGCGCCAGTCCGATGAGCAGCAGCGGCCGCCAGCCCCAAGCGCCGGCGATCAAACCAATGAAGGAACTGACGAGAAAG is a genomic window containing:
- a CDS encoding MFS transporter, which encodes METSIGKKALWLNLSVAWLGWLFDGMEMGLYSLIAMPALKELLNTQDSAVIGPYVGVMFALFLLGASVGGFIFGRLGDKFGRVRTMILTVITYSVFTALSAIAINVWQFGACRFLGAMGLGGEWGLGVALVMETWPDSKRPLLAGVLGAAANVGFLVSSFIGLIAGAWGWRPLLLIGLAPAVLAFFIRIMVKEPEKWQHAKARGEKPDLKQLWRPPLRRRTILGCTVSSVVIVGTWGVFQWIPSWVNTLVGGDAAPQRATVQMYMAFGQILGALLGGLMAEWVGRRWSYAFYCITSFITVAALYGLFDRYGMGLLLMAAFSGVFVTAFFGWLPLYLPELFPTRIRTTGEGITFNFGRIIAAILVVAGTGQLVKVFHGSFAKAGALMASVYLIGLAVIWFMPETKGQQLPE